The nucleotide window TTGTAGCAGGAGCTTCAACTCCAGCCCTTGTAATAACACTACCGTCATTGCTTCTTTTTCCTAATATACCAAAAGTCTTGAGCGGAGGATAAGGTCCAGATCCATCGGCTAATTTTCCACCAACTTTGGCAGGGAAATTAGTACCTTCTGAGCTAACTTTCTTGATCTTCATTAAGTTGCTTTCTTTACCccaatgattttgaccctttatTTGGTCCATATGATTCACCTTATGTCCTTCAGACACAGAAATGAGAGCCAAAAGAAAAGTtattaataaaacaataaaagtaTGCTTCTAAAAGCAACAAATACAATATTATCTTCTTTGCCCACCCCCAACATAGAAAGTAAACAATTTACAACACGTCTTACCTTTTCCACCACCAAGTTTATCTGCAGTGTCATTCCTTTCCGAGTTCTCATTCTCTCTCAGCTGAACTAGATCCTCACTACCTGATTAACAAGGAATTATATCTAAGATATTTTTTGATTAGGTAAATAATTTTACGAGTGTTGGGTAAATCTCCCATATAAAAGAGGTATACCAAAAAGTAGAGAATCTACACCATATAAGAACTAGCATAGAGTATTGAGGCTAATAACTTGATCTCATGAGATAATGCTGCCTTGACCAAGCAATTAGACATTGAATTGAAAGAATTTTAGGGAACAACAGATGGACGAGCGAATCCAGAAATCGAATTTGAAAAACAAATAGGAAACAACAGAAGTCACCTACCTGTTTCGACAGTGAGCACATCTGTTTACATATTAAACCAAATTTCCTAAAATTTCTAAGGGTGTGTGTATGGGTGGGGGTGGAAGTGTTAACATcagaaaacaataataatatgcAGCATGAACTTTAATAACTTTAGGTTATATAACTTTTAATCTTTAGTGGGTCATTAGCAGCTTTCCGAACTCTTCAGCTGCAAGTATTCACACAGAGGAAAGAATCTCAACTAATGTAGCATATAAAATAGAGAAGGAACACCATAGCAGAAAAAGAAATGGAGAATTTTATCCAAGTACAGAACAGATCTTCCATTCCCAGACCAAAGAAAACCAAATATACATGTCATGTTACCTTTATTgtactacatatatatatatttatatataaagagTTTTATAAAGAGAACCCTCTGGTTTATGCTAGAGTGCATCAATTAAGACGTCAAATTCAGCGTTCTGAGGAAGGGAAGAAGTCTGTGAGTAAGATGTACATAAGTGCTACTCCTTTAAGATTTGTCAAGatcattaaaagaaaaaagtttaaagGCATACATTTTTaccattttttaataaatgagtAGCATTGCTATGTCAAACTTTGAGGACGGGACTTAAAATCCCCATTTACTTTACTTTCACAAGAACTTTCCACTTAAGTCAtgaagaagcaaaaaaaaaaaaacaagaacaaacatCATTTCACATGATTACCAAAGCACACAGTCCTCATGTGCCAAATAGGCAATCAATTCACCAGGGTAACGAGAAGAAATATGCAGCATAAGTTTATATCCATGCTAGTTTTTTATCTACAACAAAATGCATTCAAGAACGTACATTAGATACTTTTGACTTCTACTAACAAAAAGCAACCCAAGAATAACGGCACTTTATGATACTCCTTAGCCAActtatatgttttttctttataacCAAGTATATTAGAGATACTTGTGACTTCTACAAACAAAAAGCAACCCAAGAATCACGGCATTTTATGATATTCCTTAGCCATCTAATAACAAAGATATCCTTGATGGCCAGTGACATAAGGTTCAAAACTGTAGGGATAATGAGCACGCCCATCTACCCTTCTTCACTTAAATATCAGGCATTTGTCGGCGGTTGGGTTTGAACCCACAACATGTGCTTAATCCATAAATCACACAATGCGTCCTTACCACTTAAAGCCCAAGGGAAACTTATATATGAAGTCCTTACCAAACACAGATGAAAATCTCCAAGAATTAAAAAATGCACAGAGGAAACTATACATCTTTCTCACTGGCGGAACATTTTGTCTGGATGAGATAACAATTTAGAAAACCATAGCTTTTGTGACATAAGTGACGCAAGCTAGTAGAAAAGCATATTTACAGTCATCAAATTCCATGGAGAAGACATGCCATAGTGTTTATAAACAAGATTCATCCAAGTAAGAAAACGGAAAGAAAGAGGAACCTGAAGACAacatatagaaaaaaatttacCATTTGAAGTAGTCAATTCTTGTTCTTTCTGACAGCTTGAAGCATCAGACTTCGGGGAACCTGCTATGTTTTTATTCCGCGAGCCCAAATGTATAACAAGCTTTGACCCCTTAGAGGTCTTTGGCATGCTTGTTTGAATTCCAACATCATCCTCATCCAAAAGCTGAGGCTTGATACCTTTCATTTGGACTGTCCTCTTACCCATGTTTCCAGTAACCTCATCTATGAATTTGTGCTTTATGACCCCTGCCTGATTAATTGAACATGTACCTTCTGTAAAGCTACCAACAGGAGAAGAAAAGCTTTCCAGTTCCCCATAAGCCTGCAATTCTTCATTCTGGACATCACCAACACTATATCCACCTGATGGAGCATCCGGATGTCCTTCCTTGTGTCCACCAGTTAACCCCTTCTTTTTACCAGATTTCTTGTAAGAAGATTTCTTTCCATATTCCTTGCTCTTTTTGGGAGATTTGTCAACTAAACCTTTAAGAGAAAACTTCAAAGATCGACTGTGTTCATTTTTTACTACAGGAGTACCATCTTCATCATCTGAAAAGGATGAAACAGAAAATATTTCATCTTCAACTGGCAACCCAGCTCCTGCCCTCAAACTTGCAATTAAATCCCTATCAGCTACATCTCTCCTCCTCCAAAGCTCCTGAACAGCATCCTCAAGATTTCTCCCCTGAGAACAttaatataaaactattaggATAGAGTTCTAGTTTAACTTTTCTTGTGAAATAAATCACAGCCATAAACACACCTGATAACTATTTCCGCGGCATGTTGGACATGCATACGGCAAATTTCCATCCACTTGAAACTGCAAATATTTTTCATCACTGCAAAGCAAATACCCATTTTCAAATTAGAACTTCCAATGGAGTCCCTCTTTCAAAGCTTCACTGAAAGTACAATCAAGGTTACATAATTTAACAGCTTTATATCGCATGAATGACATGAGAACAAATTGGCAAACTACGACGATGTCAGGATATTTATATAGTGATGGGAAGAAGAGGAGCTTTCTGGAAATTAGAACTAGCGCCCTGTCAACTGACTCAACTCTTAACAAGGCAGAATGCAGCATAAACTGCAGTCCCCAAAATGCCATTCAGTTATTCAATGAAACAATAATAGTCAGTGGGGAATGAGGAGACTATTCTAGGGAACACTTTTTACATTTTAACATAGAAAAATTTGCTGCAAGAACACCACAAAAGGCATAGGATGCTGTCAATAATAAATTTGTGATATTTAATTCCAGAACAGAAAAGTCTAACCTAATGCACATCCATATTTGCTCCCgtgttaagaaataaaattgcaCATCATGAGAAAGGCACCAAAGCaaaaccaattaattaattttcttaaaagcAATATCTAAGATAAACCTGATGCCATCACATTGGCAGTGCACCCAGCGCTGGCAAATGTCACAGCAGACCATAGGTGTTGATTCAGAATCTCTATAGACCTGCATtacaaaaaacaattaattcCATTCCCCATAGACATATGAGAAGAAAAACACTCAGTTGCTTTGGAAAGGCAATGAAAGCAAAAGGCATCACGTAATACTAGCAGACAAATTAGCAACTCCGCATTAGTAAATCACCATAGTACAAAGAACCTCATTGTAAAATTAAACAAAGAGAAGCTCAGATAACAAAAACCGCCATAATACCTACCTTCAAACAAACAGGACAGTAGTTTCCCTTCTCAAATAATCTTCCACAGGAATCACAACAAGTGTATCCTAAAAACCACCTGTCATAGATCAAGATAGCAATGGTTCAGAGGCCATAGAATATGCAATGCCATAAATGATTTTCATAGGATCTGCAAAGCCTTTAATAATTTACATAGGATATGCAATGCCTTAAATGATTTCCATACATCAGAAATATAACTTAAACCAAATGGAACTCCTACATGATGTTCCTCTGTAAAGATACAGAAAAAACAACATAGAAAAGTACATGAATAAGCATTTTAACTAAAATGAAGCTAATTAGAGTGTTCAATTAACATTTATAGCAAAACTTGAATCCAAGAGAATGTCCCACTAGCTGTTCATGGCCCCATACTACATACCTCTTGCTCAGTCCGTTTCCTGGAACATTAGAACAACAGCTGTGACACTTTGTGTGTTTGGGGCATAAATAAGGCCCACTGCTAACGCTCTGCACATCCCAAAAACAACTTGGTATAATCTACTTTTAtcattatacaaaactaaaagagTAAGTCTTGAGAATCCACCTTGTGTGGAGGCTGCATACAGTAACAGTGATAAGCTGCATCACACCTTTTGCAAAACATGAACTTGTTTGGATCTCCAGTTCTTTGACAACCCTACACCAAACAAGGAGCATACATACAGTCAGTATATAATGAGAAATATAGTGAGCATAAGAACATGAGTTGAACAATAACAGGCATCAAATAgccaaaaatacaataatcacATGAGAATGATCCAGAATGCATGTTCAATTATCAAACAGAAGAGTTGCtttatgcaaaataatttttttgaaaagaaaaagagcaGCACATAGTTTCATTTATAATCCTACTCGATAGGGACACTTCCTCATCCACTTCCTTACACATGTAACACCAACTGACGCAAACAACGCGCACCTTCCTTGGCACCCTTGAGATCCGTATTGCTATATGGAAAAGGTCATCTCCTCCTTAATCAATAGTTTCTCATAAAAGGACTTCACAGAGAACATCCCATTATTTCCAAACCCCACCTCCAAACATTGGAATCAAAGAACATTCCATTGTTTCCAAACCCCACCTCCAAACATCGAAATAATCAACCGGATTGACTTGTCTATGTAGTAAGGCAAGGATTCTGTATATCCTTaaaatttcttgttctttttcttcttcaaagatAACACTTTCCTAGTATGCAAGTTCCCATCTTCAACTGCTGCTGATTTAGAGCTTCTTTTTCAACTTTATGTATAGTTACTACAGCAATTTAATATTAAACTGAATGCTGCAAAATAATTGTTCTTATAGTTGATTAATTCTTATTGTAGTCAATTTATTGAGAATCCTAAATCAATGCTGCTATTGACCATCATTATTCTGTGACCTTGttaaaatttatattcattCTATTTCAGTTTAGGTATTGAGTCTATATACAGTCATTATTGTATAACAGGTACTgaaaataataatgttaattGCTATTTGATCTTATAAGTACTAAATTCATATATTTAGGTTATTTCATATGTTTGATGAATCGTTCGCTGCTTATTGCTCTTTTTGCAATTTTCAGTTTTTGAAGTACTTATCGAATCCTACCTATCCCAACCTACAAGGCTATTTCTCTATCCCCCATGCAACTTCCATAGTAAAACCTAGATGCAAGTCTCGCGGTACCAGGGAGGGAGTAGCAAAGGAAGGGATAAAGGATAAAGGCTGGTTGGTTATAGCATcttgtttgatttggtttggttaccCATTGGTTAGACGGATTAAACTACCTCATTCCAAACAATCTGAAGgttaaatttgaaacaaaaattaaaatagaagtcttccttaaaaaaaaaactaaaattgaaGTCACCAAAGAACACAAGGAAAAAAGCACAAAAGACCCCGAAAAAGAAGGCTGGAGAAACAGAGGGGGAACAACAAAACCAAAATCTAATCTGATTTTGCAACAAACTTGCAAACTTAACATGACAAACTTTACACCACAAAAAGTGAAACATGGAAATAATGGAACTATAGTGACTTATTTCACACAAAATGACTTCTTTTTAACTAACCGTGGCGCATGACCAGCTTGCACGCACTGCAACAAAATTCCCTTAGGTACCTTCCACCAGCACACTTACCAGGTAACTCTGTCTAACAACCCAAGAAATCATCTAGTGTCATTAAATAACTTCttacaaccaggttttggggttCCAACGCGGGCTTATCATTATAAGCTATTATGGCTTGCAGCTTATTTGGCTTTGAATAGTGCTTATCTGAGTTGGGTCTACTTGATCTAGCGGAACATAGTCTTTCCTGTTTCTTACAGAACAAAAGGTAGTTGATATGGCAAGTGTATGATTAGTAACTAATGGGTTTGCATATAAGTGGGGCCATGGGTcaaattttcctccattgacTGTCATACACTGTACAGGCATACACATATGGAGGGATCCATTTAAGAACATAGGCTTAAAAGCAATATCTTGTTTTTCAATTGACCGTCCATGCGGACACATAGAGATGTTGAAAAAAACCTCTTTCCATAGTATTGACATCAACCTTAGTCAGGAATCTCTTTTTTTAACCAATGTACCTTACCCAAAATTTGTGGGTCAAAACTGACATGGGTGACCTCTCATAGGGCTAGGCAGTAAGCTAGAACCTAAAATGCCTACATTACATATGGCTACCAAAGAAAATTAAGGCATCAGTTGATATCTCcaattaatttgttatttctatTTTGTTAGGTAATAAAAGTCAATGTCTCGTCGAATTAGCTTTGACCTTCtcattcacaaaaaaaagaaaaagagagcaACTCACCGTACAATTGCCATGTTTTGGGCAGCTATTAAAAAAACCAACTAtgtttcattatattttttaaatgaatcaAAAGTTTTACCTCACAAAACCGGCATGAGGGACATGTCCATGAGCTCCAATGGAAGAGATCTGTAGGAAAGGGAATATTGGCAAAAGTACAACACTAAAAACTGACAAATTGTGGCCTATGAGAGTACCTCTATGTTGACCCCACGCTTTCAAGCAGCTTCGGTGATACTTCTTCCCACAACATTTGCATGACATCAATTTCCTTGCACTTTCACCTCCTTCATTTTCACCAGAAAAGCATAGCCTACACATCACTTTGACATTCGATAGACCCTGTTCTTCTCCACCAACATCTTTCATGGAGCCCTGAGGGAagatatttatttgtaaataaaaagattGAATACTATCATGTAACAATTTATGATTCCAGCTCCCAGCCTCCATACCTCcaagagaaaaagaaatgaacaaCAGTAGAATGAGCAATGAAAAGGGGTTATTACAAGTTCAGTAACAGTGCACCTTTAGAATACAAAAATTCTGCTGCTGAGTGACAACATCTATTCGGTTGAATGTGAGGAATGACAAAAGAAACATCCTAACCattatttagattttaaatCCAAATGACTTCTACattcaaattcatgaaaatcTATGTTTTTTAGAACTGTGGTTCCTAACCTCCACATCACCAGACTCAAATCGTCTAGCAAAATCCTCAGCCGCCATAGATGCAGCAGCAGCTTTCTTCTGCAACGCAGCGCGCTTAGTCTGAGCTGAAGCAATAGCAGATGCCTCCTCACCATCCCCGCCGCTTCCACCTCCCCCATCACCTACAGGCACCTGTGGGGGCGGAGCAACATTAAGTTTGGGCACCTTAACCTGAATTGTGGCAGGTTGTTTGGCCTTAAGACCCCATGGGTCCTTGATAAACTCCTCAAGTCTAGTCACATCTTTGAAGAACTCATTTTTACCCTTTGGAAACCCATGTGGGCAGAAGCAGATCTTTCGGCTGCACCAAAAAATACCAAAACACTCAATTGGGTCagaaattcaaaagaaaacaacaaaacacAAACCCAAGAAACCAATTTCACATCCATcgataaagaaagaaaaagagaatgcTAACAGATCCTCCTGCTACACCAAAAAATCACCAAAACCCACATCCAAAAACGGTCGATGAGTCATAAAAACCCCACTAAACCACTTAAAACCATAAAACAAAGAAACCCATTTGCCTAGATAACAGAGAGTAGCGAGAAGAGtgataaaaaaagagagaaaataaacaaaattataaataaataactcaaaaataaaagaatgttgAAAAGAATGTAGTACCAGGTGATTGGGCAAGCTGTGTGAAAGGCCATACGAGAGATAAAGATTTTTGTGTATGAGGAATTTTGGGAGAAATCCCTTTGggggaagagagagagagagagaggagggGGTGTGACTTATGAGAGTTTGGGGgtaaagagttttgtttatagGTGAGGCAAAATTCACATTTGGCCCATCGAAGTTTTCAAAATGTTGATAGAATCCATGATTGTTTGTATAGAAGTGTAAAAAggtcaaaaattcaaaaaaggaaaaagttttaaTAGGAGAAGAGAAAGTTCCAGAAAAATACATATGGTCATTGTGAGtagattttcatgatttatgttgaCCATAAAATTTGATCCGATTTAGAAAATCTGATTgttaaatattttcaagttcccaccgatttttgggttttttggGACATGGCTAATACTACGAGTTAAGTGGTCATGAATTTGCTTCTAGTTCATAGTGACAAATTATTGTCAGCTCTCTAAGATCTACTTGAAAATCCAAGCAGTTACAAGGTTAGCAAAGACCGGCTTGGaaatatattataaagaaaCTAACGGAGttcaattttgatgattttcttgAATCAAGCCGGGACAAAAAAATGGAGTTGTAATCCACAAGACGAGAGAAAGGAACAAGTACAAATCAAAAGATTGATCATTGAAGAATTGAATTTTGATTCTCATTTCCTGTGAGGAACAGAAAGTTTGAAGAGCTTACATAGTTCATTGTACAAGTCATGATCATCAAGT belongs to Solanum stenotomum isolate F172 chromosome 1, ASM1918654v1, whole genome shotgun sequence and includes:
- the LOC125853510 gene encoding uncharacterized protein LOC125853510 isoform X3 is translated as MQSRKICFCPHGFPKGKNEFFKDVTRLEEFIKDPWGLKAKQPATIQVKVPKLNVAPPPQVPVGDGGGGSGGDGEEASAIASAQTKRAALQKKAAAASMAAEDFARRFESGDVEGSMKDVGGEEQGLSNVKVMCRLCFSGENEGGESARKLMSCKCCGKKYHRSCLKAWGQHRDLFHWSSWTCPSCRFCEGCQRTGDPNKFMFCKRCDAAYHCYCMQPPHKSVSSGPYLCPKHTKCHSCCSNVPGNGLSKRWFLGYTCCDSCGRLFEKGNYCPVCLKVYRDSESTPMVCCDICQRWVHCQCDGISDEKYLQFQVDGNLPYACPTCRGNSYQGRNLEDAVQELWRRRDVADRDLIASLRAGAGLPVEDEIFSVSSFSDDEDGTPVVKNEHSRSLKFSLKGLVDKSPKKSKEYGKKSSYKKSGKKKGLTGGHKEGHPDAPSGGYSVGDVQNEELQAYGELESFSSPVGSFTEGTCSINQAGVIKHKFIDEVTGNMGKRTVQMKGIKPQLLDEDDVGIQTSMPKTSKGSKLVIHLGSRNKNIAGSPKSDASSCQKEQELTTSNGSEDLVQLRENENSERNDTADKLGGGKGHKVNHMDQIKGQNHWGKESNLMKIKKVSSEGTNFPAKVGGKLADGSGPYPPLKTFGILGKRSNDGSVITRAGVEAPATRDNKLASVKYAEAGPASCDDLNDEKNSTPSVSNSARKDPKPLLKLKFKNPCHESQNAWASPGEEDKSMVKGQRSKRKRAPAFGEKSSTMADDNLSQQYEDNTMDEFLDANWILQKLGKDAKGKRVEVHHSSDKTWHIGTVVEVFEGSPVVSVAFDDGKKKNVELGKQGIRFVSQKQKR